One genomic window of Panicum hallii strain FIL2 chromosome 6, PHallii_v3.1, whole genome shotgun sequence includes the following:
- the LOC112896226 gene encoding jacalin-related lectin 3-like — MGSVVRMGPCGGGGGGARDVDTRGVDRVARVAVRHGDAVHAVSVLYERGGRQEWTDLWGGPGGELAEICLRPGEHLTSVEGHCGEFEGSFVVRALTLISNRRAYGPYGRPGPDGVPFALPAAGGRILGFHARSGRHLDAIGTYVKVERQEREQR, encoded by the exons ATG GGGTCCGTGGTGCGGATGGGgccctgcggcggcggcggcgggggcgcccgGGACGTGGACACGCGCGGCGTCGACCGCGTCGCCAGGGTGGCCGTTCGCCACGGGGACGCCGTCCACGCCGTGTCCGTCCTGTACGAGCGCGGCGGGCGCCAGGAGTGGACCGACCTATGGGGCGGCCCCGGCGGGGAGCTCGCCGAGATCTGCCTGCGCCCGGGCGAGCACCTCACCAGCGTGGAAGGCCACTGCGGCGAGTTCGAGGGCAGCTTCGTGGTGCGCGCGCTCACGCTCATCAGCAACCGCCGCGCCTACGGGCCGTACGGCCGCCCCGGCCCGGACGGCGTCCCGTTCGCGCTCcccgcggccggcggcaggaTCCTCGGCTTCCACGCGcgctccggccgccacctcgacGCCATCGGCACCTACGTCAAGGTCGAACGACAAGAGAGAGAGCAGAGATGA